One window of the Planctomycetota bacterium genome contains the following:
- a CDS encoding helix-turn-helix domain-containing protein encodes MNDLDVKGIRRGTERSNGRGRFIPEERPIAPARLDAREVLRGRLALTVPEVARLLGISPAAVRGMIHGGILQGRKIGGGLERVTYIVPTPGLLEWLEGKAESPPAGAA; translated from the coding sequence ATGAACGATCTGGACGTGAAAGGGATCCGTCGCGGGACCGAGCGCTCGAACGGGCGCGGCCGGTTCATCCCGGAAGAGCGGCCGATCGCGCCGGCGCGGTTGGACGCCCGGGAGGTTCTGCGGGGCCGCCTGGCCCTTACCGTTCCCGAAGTAGCCCGGCTTCTCGGCATCTCTCCGGCGGCGGTGCGCGGGATGATCCACGGCGGGATCCTTCAGGGCCGCAAGATCGGCGGAGGTCTGGAGCGGGTGACCTACATCGTGCCCACTCCGGGGCTTCTCGAATGGCTGGAGGGGAAGGCGGAATCCCCGCCCGCCGGAGCGGCCTGA